The following proteins come from a genomic window of Flavobacteriaceae bacterium MAR_2010_188:
- a CDS encoding protein involved in gliding motility EpsA codes for MKGFYYGITIFGLILLSSCVPHKDIVLYQEKGTANDSLTLLVEEQKAYRVQIDDILSIRVKALDQDNVAIFNPMGETTSTNSSSGERAYYDGFIVDLHGQIRVPTLGYINVLGYTTEEIAKMLEDRLLEEQFKETANIFVTVRLAGLKYTTSGEIGNGKQVLFQERVNIMEAIANAGGISEYGDRSDVMIIRQYPMGQKIYHLDITDADIFNSPYYYIQPNDMIYVKPLKLKSLGFGTTGLQGLTTVMSLIGILTSVIVLVTR; via the coding sequence ATGAAAGGATTTTACTATGGGATTACCATCTTTGGGTTAATCCTGTTATCTTCATGTGTGCCCCATAAGGATATAGTCTTATATCAAGAAAAGGGTACTGCCAACGATTCTCTTACTTTGTTGGTTGAAGAACAAAAAGCTTACCGAGTGCAGATTGACGATATATTAAGTATTAGGGTAAAGGCACTTGATCAGGATAATGTAGCGATTTTTAATCCGATGGGTGAAACTACAAGCACCAATTCCTCTTCAGGAGAAAGAGCATATTACGATGGTTTTATCGTGGATCTACACGGGCAAATACGTGTTCCCACTTTGGGATATATAAATGTTTTGGGATATACAACCGAAGAAATAGCAAAAATGTTAGAAGATAGATTGTTAGAAGAACAATTCAAGGAAACCGCAAATATCTTCGTCACCGTAAGGTTAGCTGGACTTAAATACACGACTAGTGGAGAAATAGGAAACGGCAAACAAGTTCTTTTTCAAGAACGAGTAAACATTATGGAGGCAATTGCTAATGCCGGAGGTATTAGTGAATACGGAGATAGGTCCGATGTAATGATCATTCGCCAATATCCGATGGGTCAAAAAATTTACCATCTGGATATTACAGATGCAGATATATTTAACTCGCCCTATTATTATATTCAACCCAACGATATGATTTATGTGAAACCTTTAAAACTGAAATCCCTTGGATTTGGTACTACTGGTTTACAAGGTTTAACTACGGTTATGTCCTTAATTGGGATTTTAACGTCAGTAATAGTATTAGTTACAAGATAA
- a CDS encoding protein involved in gliding motility EpsB: MDYDEIEDREPQGASFDFRGFLFKALHNWKLILLSIGVGMVVAYMINVRKQYIYQLDSLISVESEQNPFFTANTSISFNWGGVSGKVGKIMTSIRTRTHNELVVDSLEYYMDYFVEGKYRFENIYTAAPFIFNINKKAGQIIYEPIGITILNNESFRVDANFEYAGRQVQHYSDRHISSVSVPVGPFSKTYKFGDSITLPFLNGVITKRPERALIPNSKYFVQFSNFDLVVNTYKGAVAIGPFSGNSGGVLRLSMVGTNKAKIVDYLNATSEILSKTELENKNQYATNTIKFIDSSLNAVNNNLQDVNDEMNQFRRDNKVFDVSAEMSEVTSKLNQLDLEKELEEQKLNYLDNLETYLRTKTDYTNIAAPSSVGIEEGNILGSVGKITQMAIERQNLEYSTKEDSPLFRELDKRIDAEKNVLLESIQSTVATIRLTMRNINSRIANLESQLIGLPEDQQEFLKIQRKMNLSQEAYNVYLAKRGEAAIVKAANVSDISTIDAAKDIGNGPIGPNTTLNYMMALMVGFFSPMFLIFVIYLLDNTIHGSDEVEKLSNIPIIGLIGKYPYQNNLVVFEKPKSAVAESFRSIRSSLQFFYRKNQNKKVGRTLMVTSSVSGEGKTFCSINMATVYALSGMKTVLLGLDLRKPKIFGDFGVENDKGVVNYLIGESTVEDVIIDTAIENLDVIISGPVPPNPSELLMGDAMNSLIADLRERYDMIVLDTPPMGLVTDAQELAVHADATLFMVRLDYTKKGMLGLINAKYKNGEIKNISYVLNFYKHKTNHNYGYGYGYGYGYGYGYGVYGNAYHEDDKNIPIIKRVKRFAKRYL; the protein is encoded by the coding sequence ATGGATTACGATGAAATAGAAGATAGAGAACCTCAAGGCGCAAGTTTTGATTTTCGGGGATTTCTTTTTAAAGCACTTCATAATTGGAAATTGATTCTCCTTAGTATTGGGGTTGGGATGGTCGTTGCCTATATGATAAATGTTAGAAAACAATACATCTATCAATTAGATTCATTGATTTCTGTTGAAAGCGAGCAAAATCCATTTTTTACCGCTAATACGAGTATTTCCTTTAACTGGGGCGGAGTCTCGGGAAAGGTCGGAAAAATAATGACTTCCATCAGGACCAGGACCCATAATGAGCTGGTAGTCGATTCGCTGGAATATTATATGGATTATTTTGTAGAAGGCAAATATCGCTTTGAAAATATCTATACTGCTGCACCTTTTATCTTTAATATCAATAAAAAAGCAGGTCAGATTATTTATGAACCTATCGGGATTACGATTCTTAATAATGAATCTTTTAGGGTAGATGCAAATTTTGAATATGCAGGTCGTCAAGTACAGCATTATTCTGATCGTCATATTTCTTCCGTGAGTGTCCCGGTAGGACCATTTTCTAAGACCTATAAATTTGGAGATTCTATTACGCTTCCTTTTTTAAACGGGGTCATTACTAAACGTCCAGAAAGGGCATTGATTCCAAACAGTAAATATTTCGTCCAATTTTCCAATTTTGACTTGGTGGTAAATACTTATAAGGGAGCAGTAGCAATTGGTCCATTTTCTGGAAATTCTGGTGGAGTGCTAAGACTCTCAATGGTTGGGACTAACAAGGCGAAAATCGTGGATTATCTTAATGCAACCTCAGAGATACTAAGTAAGACGGAGTTAGAGAATAAAAACCAATATGCCACAAACACTATAAAATTTATCGATAGTAGTCTTAATGCGGTTAACAATAACCTGCAGGATGTTAACGATGAGATGAACCAATTTAGAAGGGACAACAAGGTATTTGATGTCAGTGCAGAAATGAGTGAAGTAACTTCTAAATTAAATCAGCTCGACCTTGAAAAGGAATTAGAAGAACAGAAATTAAATTATCTGGATAATCTTGAGACCTATCTTAGGACCAAGACAGATTATACCAATATTGCAGCACCCTCCTCAGTTGGTATAGAGGAAGGTAACATTTTAGGAAGTGTAGGCAAGATTACCCAAATGGCGATTGAGCGGCAGAATCTTGAATATTCAACAAAGGAAGATAGTCCACTGTTTAGGGAATTAGACAAGCGTATCGATGCCGAGAAAAACGTATTATTAGAAAGTATTCAGAGTACCGTGGCGACCATTCGGTTAACCATGCGAAATATCAATAGTAGGATTGCCAATTTAGAGTCACAATTGATAGGCCTACCCGAAGATCAACAAGAGTTCTTAAAGATTCAAAGAAAGATGAACCTTAGCCAAGAGGCCTATAACGTATATCTAGCTAAAAGAGGGGAGGCGGCAATCGTTAAGGCCGCAAACGTCTCGGATATCTCGACCATAGATGCAGCCAAGGATATTGGTAATGGACCAATTGGGCCAAATACTACTCTAAATTATATGATGGCTTTGATGGTTGGTTTCTTTTCACCGATGTTTTTGATTTTCGTCATTTATCTGTTGGATAATACCATCCACGGCTCGGATGAAGTAGAAAAATTATCGAATATTCCGATCATTGGTTTAATTGGTAAATATCCTTATCAAAATAATCTGGTAGTATTTGAAAAACCTAAATCTGCGGTAGCAGAATCTTTCCGTTCTATTAGATCATCACTCCAATTTTTTTATAGGAAAAATCAAAATAAAAAAGTAGGTAGGACCTTAATGGTTACCTCCTCGGTCAGTGGGGAAGGAAAGACTTTTTGCTCTATAAATATGGCTACGGTTTATGCACTTTCTGGGATGAAAACGGTTCTTCTAGGGCTCGATTTACGTAAACCAAAGATTTTTGGCGATTTTGGGGTCGAAAATGACAAAGGGGTGGTAAATTATCTTATAGGTGAGTCAACCGTAGAGGATGTAATTATAGATACTGCAATAGAAAATCTGGACGTAATTATTTCTGGTCCCGTACCTCCAAATCCTTCAGAACTTTTAATGGGAGATGCGATGAACAGTCTTATTGCTGATTTACGAGAGAGATACGACATGATTGTTTTGGATACCCCACCAATGGGATTGGTGACCGATGCACAAGAATTGGCTGTGCATGCAGATGCGACCTTATTTATGGTAAGATTGGATTACACAAAAAAAGGTATGCTTGGGCTCATCAACGCTAAATATAAGAATGGAGAAATCAAGAATATCAGCTACGTCCTAAACTTCTATAAGCATAAGACCAATCATAATTACGGATATGGCTATGGCTATGGTTATGGTTACGGCTATGGTTACGGAGTGTATGGAAATGCCTATCATGAAGACGATAAGAACATACCAATTATCAAGCGGGTGAAACGTTTTGCAAAAAGGTATCTTTGA
- a CDS encoding UDP-N-acetyl-D-galactosamine dehydrogenase, translating to MNNQKIAVIGLGYVGLPLAVEFAKKYPVIGFDIDEKRISQLRQGHDRTLEVEEEDLKKVLNQCNDSSIGLCITKDLEDLKSASIYIITVPTPTDELNKPIFTPLISASNTVGKVLKKEDIVIYESTVYPGVTEDICVPILEKQSGLKYNQDFFAGYSPERINPGDKVHTVTKILKVTSGSTPEIAKVVDDLYKTIITAGTHLAPSIRVAEAAKVIENSQRDINIAFVNELSKIFRILDIDTSAVLEAAGTKWNFINFSPGLVGGHCIGVDPYYLAQKAIESGYNPEIILAGRKMNDSMGGYVAQETVKMMIKKGARIKGAKVLVLGITFKENCPDIRNSRVIDIIKEFNSFQCDVDVYDPWASQEEVKHEYGLDLLCEANELHHDYDAVVLAVSHKQFLDLDLDKLKSDICVVFDVKSHFPKESVDARL from the coding sequence ATGAATAATCAAAAAATTGCAGTCATCGGCTTAGGTTATGTTGGCTTACCGCTAGCTGTTGAATTCGCTAAGAAATATCCAGTTATCGGATTTGATATAGACGAAAAAAGAATCAGTCAATTAAGACAAGGTCACGATAGAACTTTAGAAGTCGAGGAGGAGGATCTTAAAAAAGTACTGAATCAATGCAATGATAGTTCTATCGGTCTTTGTATCACTAAGGACTTAGAAGATTTAAAATCTGCAAGTATCTATATTATAACAGTTCCAACTCCTACTGACGAACTTAATAAACCAATTTTTACTCCCTTAATTTCAGCGAGTAATACCGTAGGGAAAGTACTAAAAAAAGAAGATATTGTTATCTACGAATCTACCGTTTATCCTGGGGTAACTGAAGATATCTGTGTTCCGATACTGGAAAAACAATCAGGATTAAAATATAACCAAGACTTTTTTGCGGGATATTCTCCAGAACGGATTAATCCGGGGGACAAGGTGCATACCGTTACTAAAATCCTAAAGGTAACTTCGGGTTCTACCCCAGAAATTGCTAAAGTGGTAGACGATTTATATAAAACTATCATCACTGCGGGTACACATCTAGCGCCATCGATAAGAGTGGCAGAAGCGGCTAAAGTCATAGAAAATTCTCAAAGGGATATCAATATTGCCTTTGTGAATGAACTTTCAAAAATATTCAGAATTTTAGACATCGATACCTCTGCCGTTTTAGAAGCAGCAGGTACTAAATGGAATTTCATCAATTTTTCTCCCGGTCTTGTTGGCGGTCATTGTATTGGCGTAGATCCTTACTATTTGGCGCAAAAAGCGATTGAAAGTGGTTATAATCCAGAGATTATTTTGGCCGGTCGTAAAATGAACGATAGCATGGGCGGTTATGTAGCTCAGGAGACCGTCAAAATGATGATTAAAAAAGGCGCTAGGATCAAAGGAGCAAAAGTCTTGGTCTTGGGAATTACCTTTAAGGAAAATTGTCCTGACATTAGAAATTCGAGGGTTATCGATATAATTAAGGAGTTTAATTCTTTTCAGTGTGATGTAGATGTCTATGATCCTTGGGCATCGCAAGAAGAGGTTAAACATGAGTATGGATTGGATTTACTCTGCGAAGCAAATGAGTTGCATCATGATTACGATGCAGTGGTGCTAGCTGTATCCCATAAACAATTCTTAGATTTAGATTTGGACAAATTAAAATCGGATATCTGTGTTGTGTTTGATGTAAAATCCCATTTCCCGAAGGAAAGTGTTGATGCCAGATTATAA
- a CDS encoding UDP-N-acetylglucosamine 4-epimerase — MFETSYHSSDLSKFTFLVTGGAGFIGSNLVEYLLKYDAKLVRVLDNFSTGFKKNLEPFLNLPNFELLEGDIRDVDTCNKAVAGIDYVLHQAALGSVPRSINDPITSNDVNVTGHLNMLVAVKDSAVKRMVYAASSSTYGDSKSLPKVETKIGKPLSPYAVTKYVNELYADVFFTTYGTDTVGLRYFNVFGPRQSPTGAYAAVIPLFMQALKDGKSPKINGDGGQTRDFTFVENAVQANIKAMFAPKEAANNIFNIAYGDRISVNELWDTLKYKAESSLKAIHGPDRKGDVRDSLADISKAATMIGYKPEFSTKQGLDITWKHFIAN; from the coding sequence ATGTTTGAAACTTCCTATCACAGTTCAGACCTTTCAAAATTCACTTTCCTTGTAACGGGAGGTGCTGGCTTTATAGGTTCTAATCTTGTAGAATATTTGCTGAAATATGATGCAAAACTGGTCCGGGTTCTCGATAACTTTTCAACCGGATTTAAGAAAAACCTTGAACCATTTCTTAATCTTCCAAATTTCGAGCTTCTAGAAGGTGATATTCGGGATGTTGATACCTGTAACAAAGCAGTGGCTGGAATTGACTATGTTCTCCACCAAGCTGCCTTGGGGTCGGTGCCAAGGTCAATTAATGATCCAATTACCTCTAACGATGTAAATGTTACCGGTCACTTAAACATGTTGGTCGCGGTTAAGGATAGTGCGGTGAAAAGGATGGTATATGCCGCATCTAGCTCCACTTATGGGGATAGCAAATCCCTTCCCAAAGTAGAGACGAAGATTGGCAAACCTTTATCCCCCTATGCGGTTACTAAATATGTTAATGAACTTTACGCTGATGTTTTCTTTACCACTTATGGTACCGATACCGTTGGTCTAAGATATTTTAATGTATTTGGTCCAAGGCAAAGTCCTACTGGAGCTTATGCCGCAGTAATCCCACTGTTTATGCAGGCTTTAAAAGATGGTAAATCACCAAAAATTAATGGAGATGGCGGGCAGACCAGGGACTTTACCTTTGTAGAAAACGCAGTTCAGGCCAATATAAAAGCGATGTTTGCCCCTAAGGAAGCTGCTAATAATATCTTTAACATTGCATACGGAGATAGAATTAGTGTTAATGAATTATGGGATACTCTAAAATATAAAGCAGAATCTAGCTTAAAAGCCATACACGGACCCGATAGAAAAGGCGACGTTCGGGATTCTTTAGCCGATATTTCCAAAGCTGCAACTATGATTGGTTATAAGCCAGAATTTTCGACAAAGCAAGGTCTCGATATTACCTGGAAACACTTTATAGCTAATTAG
- a CDS encoding lipopolysaccharide transport system permease protein has translation MPLETRVYEKENNIKLLTHLKDSIVDFKNSLFLSKQLATRDIQSQYKQSYLGIIWAFLTPITTAAVWIFLNKSGIINLTDTGVPYPVYAFTGTLLWSVLIDSINSPTASTNAARSILAKVNFPKEALILSGIYKLLFNTSIKIVLLLVFIVFYGVGLNWSLLLFPFALLGIVFFGTSLGMLITPIGMLYNDVGKIIGLGMRFLMYAAPVVYIVPKSGIMKTIMELNPLTPLISVSRALAVGSEIYYFEYYIWVLVFSIPVFFISLMFYRLSIPIIVERSNG, from the coding sequence ATGCCTTTAGAAACTCGGGTTTACGAAAAGGAGAACAATATAAAATTACTTACTCATCTAAAAGATAGTATAGTTGATTTTAAAAATTCCTTGTTCTTATCAAAGCAGTTGGCTACAAGGGATATTCAATCCCAATATAAGCAATCCTACTTAGGGATTATTTGGGCCTTTTTAACCCCGATCACCACGGCTGCGGTATGGATATTTTTAAATAAATCTGGGATCATTAACCTTACCGATACTGGCGTACCATACCCAGTCTACGCTTTCACTGGCACTTTGCTTTGGTCAGTACTAATCGACTCGATTAATTCTCCGACCGCCAGCACCAATGCGGCGCGCTCTATTCTAGCCAAAGTTAACTTCCCCAAGGAAGCCTTGATCTTATCCGGAATATATAAGCTACTTTTCAATACTTCTATCAAGATTGTTTTATTATTGGTTTTTATAGTGTTTTATGGAGTAGGATTAAATTGGTCCTTACTTTTATTCCCATTTGCCTTACTAGGCATCGTATTTTTTGGTACATCCTTAGGAATGCTAATAACACCGATAGGCATGTTGTATAACGACGTAGGGAAAATTATTGGCCTAGGTATGCGTTTTTTGATGTATGCCGCGCCGGTAGTTTATATTGTACCCAAATCAGGTATAATGAAAACAATAATGGAGCTAAATCCACTTACCCCACTAATTTCTGTTTCTAGAGCACTGGCGGTAGGTTCTGAAATATATTATTTTGAATATTACATTTGGGTATTAGTCTTTTCTATTCCTGTTTTCTTTATCTCATTGATGTTTTATCGACTATCAATCCCTATAATTGTAGAACGCTCCAATGGATAA
- a CDS encoding lipopolysaccharide transport system ATP-binding protein, producing MDNQGKGEILVQVEHLSKKFCKDLRTSLWYGLKDLYHNITGNKDERLLREKEFWALQDIDFELRRGECLGLIGHNGAGKSTLLKILNGLINPDAGRVTMKGRIGALIELGAGFNPILSGRENIYNNGAILGLSRLEIKVKFEEIVAFAELGEFIDMPVQNYSSGMKVRLGFAVAAQMQPDVLLIDEVLAVGDLGFTLKCFKTIDAILPNTAMVFVSHSMPIVSRVCTKIMLMDKGKVQYYGTDVAKGIDLYYSRFNNNDTSVLIDTNTLALIEARVTGENGPNALTPKLEWGSTLEIYFKFKLLKGEEIPFFFFILIDKEQRPVATLNNNDENSGLILKDGFLEFKVRHEVIELSKGIYTIDLIAQKTAKLDVTLSIKNIASFQIMHESDIYPPFY from the coding sequence ATGGATAATCAAGGCAAAGGCGAAATTTTAGTACAAGTTGAGCATCTCTCAAAAAAATTCTGCAAGGATTTACGAACCAGTTTGTGGTATGGACTTAAAGATTTATACCATAATATAACGGGCAATAAGGATGAACGATTATTAAGAGAAAAAGAGTTTTGGGCATTGCAAGATATTGATTTTGAATTACGTAGAGGGGAATGCCTAGGACTTATTGGACATAATGGTGCAGGTAAATCTACACTTTTAAAGATTCTAAACGGGCTTATAAATCCTGATGCCGGCAGGGTAACTATGAAAGGGCGAATCGGTGCATTGATTGAACTAGGAGCAGGTTTCAATCCTATATTATCGGGTCGTGAGAACATCTATAATAACGGTGCCATACTAGGTTTAAGCAGGCTAGAAATTAAGGTTAAATTCGAGGAAATAGTTGCTTTTGCAGAACTAGGTGAATTCATTGATATGCCAGTACAAAATTATAGTAGCGGGATGAAGGTTAGGCTAGGCTTTGCCGTGGCCGCCCAAATGCAGCCTGATGTATTGCTCATCGATGAGGTTTTAGCGGTCGGAGACCTGGGCTTTACCTTAAAGTGCTTTAAAACTATAGATGCTATTTTACCCAATACTGCAATGGTTTTTGTGTCCCACAGTATGCCTATTGTATCACGTGTTTGCACCAAAATTATGTTGATGGATAAAGGAAAGGTTCAATATTATGGAACGGATGTAGCAAAAGGCATTGACCTTTATTATTCACGCTTTAATAATAACGATACAAGTGTACTAATAGATACTAATACTTTAGCCTTAATAGAAGCCCGAGTAACTGGCGAAAATGGTCCAAATGCACTGACCCCGAAATTAGAATGGGGCTCGACTTTAGAAATATATTTTAAATTTAAATTGTTAAAGGGTGAGGAGATACCCTTTTTCTTCTTCATTTTAATTGATAAGGAACAACGCCCGGTAGCTACGTTGAACAATAATGATGAGAATTCAGGATTAATATTAAAAGATGGATTTTTGGAATTTAAGGTCAGACATGAGGTAATAGAATTGTCTAAGGGCATTTATACCATTGATCTGATCGCACAAAAAACTGCTAAGCTGGATGTTACTCTAAGTATTAAAAATATTGCCAGTTTTCAAATAATGCATGAATCGGATATATACCCCCCTTTTTATTAA
- a CDS encoding Methyltransferase domain-containing protein — MNSFLKNGMIPWTEGYVEYKEQEIIKSINDNVFLDNIKNKKIDKRFGFRLDDRIVEYPWIFSNIQSSPGKLLDAGSTFNFEYILDHPKLEDKEISIYTFEPENKAFFEKRISYVYGDLRDLPFKNELFDTVVCQSTLEHIDMDNSMYGYNIPHNMDSDIKSYEYLKAISELTRVLKKEGSLLLTFPFGKFENHGFFQQFDEEMLKRILSLLDEMGKSITVFFKYEMDGWDFSTKDELKDTISYNPHTGKGKLDDNAAHSRGICCLQFIKK, encoded by the coding sequence ATGAACTCCTTCCTTAAGAATGGAATGATTCCTTGGACGGAAGGGTATGTTGAGTATAAGGAGCAAGAAATAATCAAGAGTATTAATGACAATGTGTTTCTTGATAATATTAAAAATAAGAAGATAGATAAAAGATTCGGATTTAGGCTGGATGATAGAATAGTTGAGTACCCATGGATATTTTCAAATATCCAATCATCACCTGGGAAATTACTGGATGCTGGTTCAACTTTTAATTTTGAATATATTTTAGATCATCCTAAACTTGAGGACAAAGAAATCTCAATATATACATTTGAGCCTGAGAATAAAGCATTTTTTGAAAAGCGCATTTCTTATGTATACGGTGACTTGAGGGATTTGCCATTTAAAAATGAATTATTTGATACGGTTGTATGCCAATCGACCCTTGAGCATATTGATATGGATAATAGCATGTACGGATACAATATTCCTCACAATATGGATTCAGATATCAAGTCATATGAATATTTGAAGGCTATTTCAGAACTGACAAGAGTATTGAAAAAAGAAGGTAGTTTGCTTTTGACATTTCCTTTTGGAAAATTTGAGAATCATGGTTTTTTTCAGCAATTCGACGAAGAAATGCTGAAGAGAATACTATCACTACTTGATGAAATGGGAAAATCTATAACTGTTTTTTTTAAATATGAAATGGATGGATGGGATTTTTCAACTAAGGACGAATTGAAGGATACAATTTCTTATAACCCACATACTGGAAAGGGAAAATTGGATGATAACGCGGCACACTCCAGAGGAATTTGTTGTCTTCAATTTATCAAAAAATAA
- a CDS encoding dTDP-glucose 4,6-dehydratase/UDP-glucose 4-epimerase has product MKKLLIIGSKGFIGSHCTRFFKKKYQVWECDVVTDYVEDNYFIIDASSSDYNEIFEQYDFDLCINCSGAASVPDSIKHPQRDFNLNVVNVAKQLEAIRKFRPNCKYINLSSAAVYGNPNYLPIDESHPLSPISPYGVHKKMSEELCSEYYNNFGIKTVSLRIFSAYGNGLYKQLFYDLYKKTQTYDKISLFGTGRESRDFIHVSDIVKAIEIVMLNSNFQNEVYNIGSGVETSIDNAASLFIKHLDLNKSLQFGGEIRIGDPLNWVADMSKLQDLGFYPSTILDDGLLNYARWLKESE; this is encoded by the coding sequence ATGAAGAAACTACTGATAATAGGTTCGAAAGGTTTTATAGGCTCCCATTGTACACGCTTTTTTAAAAAGAAATATCAGGTATGGGAATGCGACGTGGTTACCGATTATGTGGAGGATAACTATTTTATCATTGATGCGAGTTCTTCCGATTACAATGAAATTTTTGAACAATACGACTTCGATTTATGTATAAACTGCTCTGGTGCTGCTAGTGTGCCAGATTCCATTAAGCATCCTCAAAGAGATTTTAACTTGAACGTGGTTAATGTAGCGAAACAGTTAGAGGCAATTAGAAAATTTAGACCTAATTGTAAGTATATCAACCTATCCAGCGCAGCAGTTTACGGGAACCCTAATTATCTTCCGATCGACGAATCCCATCCACTTTCTCCCATCTCTCCCTATGGAGTTCATAAGAAAATGTCCGAAGAGCTTTGTTCTGAATATTATAACAATTTTGGAATTAAAACAGTGAGCTTACGTATTTTTTCTGCTTATGGTAATGGTCTCTATAAACAACTATTTTACGATCTTTATAAAAAAACCCAAACTTACGATAAGATTTCTCTTTTTGGCACGGGGAGAGAATCTCGAGATTTTATTCATGTCTCAGATATAGTAAAGGCAATTGAGATTGTAATGCTAAACTCCAACTTTCAAAATGAAGTTTATAATATTGGCTCGGGCGTTGAAACGTCTATAGATAATGCGGCCTCTTTGTTTATAAAACATTTGGATTTAAATAAGTCATTACAATTTGGTGGAGAAATCAGGATAGGGGATCCCCTCAATTGGGTTGCGGATATGTCAAAATTGCAAGATCTGGGGTTTTATCCCTCAACCATCTTAGATGATGGTTTATTAAACTATGCTAGATGGCTAAAAGAAAGCGAGTAG
- a CDS encoding Glycosyltransferase involved in cell wall bisynthesis produces MAKRKRVGLILLENKEWIAGIYLMLNIIKALDTVDKKLKPTIVIIAESKERFEIFKEETKYPYLEFYQYPEKIIKKYPNTLYGKVSKKLSRSKKELKVDFIYPRPLNNLAINSPEVHWIPDFQEVYLPQFFSEVELKERKVYQQKVADEASLIVFSSRDSYNDFQRLYPKAKSRTFILPFAVIHPDITVMKIDELRKKYGLPKRYFLLPNQFWAHKNHITVLRAAKLLKEKNKDFMIAMTGSKDDYRNKDVFGDLHRYIEENNLENNIKSLGFIPRLEQLCLFKNAIAIIQPSLFEGWSTVVEDAKALKKFLVLSDIDVHREQIKENAIFFDPLDEVDLKSKLSLFLVNDPNIVEIDYQNNIRGFGERIVELIDLLTESKQ; encoded by the coding sequence ATGGCTAAAAGAAAGCGAGTAGGTCTTATTTTACTAGAAAATAAGGAATGGATAGCAGGGATTTACCTGATGTTAAACATTATAAAGGCGCTTGATACCGTAGATAAAAAATTAAAGCCCACCATCGTTATAATTGCTGAGAGTAAGGAGAGGTTCGAAATTTTTAAAGAAGAGACAAAATATCCATATTTAGAATTCTATCAATATCCAGAGAAAATCATAAAAAAATACCCTAATACGCTTTATGGAAAAGTTTCAAAAAAGCTTTCTCGGTCTAAAAAAGAATTAAAGGTTGATTTTATCTATCCACGACCACTCAATAATCTAGCTATTAATTCACCAGAAGTTCATTGGATTCCAGATTTTCAAGAGGTTTATCTGCCGCAATTTTTTTCTGAAGTCGAATTAAAGGAGCGCAAAGTGTATCAGCAAAAAGTTGCTGATGAGGCAAGTTTAATTGTATTTAGCAGTAGAGATTCATATAATGATTTCCAGAGACTTTATCCTAAAGCTAAATCAAGGACATTTATTCTCCCCTTTGCAGTAATCCATCCGGATATCACTGTGATGAAAATCGACGAATTGAGGAAAAAATATGGTTTGCCAAAACGATATTTTCTGCTACCTAATCAATTCTGGGCTCATAAAAATCACATTACTGTATTAAGAGCGGCTAAGCTGTTAAAAGAAAAAAACAAAGATTTTATGATTGCAATGACTGGAAGTAAAGACGATTATCGAAATAAAGATGTATTTGGTGATTTGCATCGCTATATTGAGGAAAACAACCTTGAAAATAACATAAAATCATTGGGATTTATCCCTCGTCTAGAGCAGTTATGTTTATTCAAAAACGCGATTGCCATTATACAACCTTCACTTTTTGAAGGATGGAGTACGGTGGTTGAGGATGCTAAAGCCTTAAAAAAGTTTCTTGTTTTATCCGATATCGATGTGCATAGAGAACAGATTAAGGAAAATGCCATTTTCTTTGATCCTTTAGATGAGGTGGATTTAAAATCTAAGCTTTCTTTATTTTTGGTTAATGACCCCAACATCGTTGAAATTGATTACCAGAACAATATCCGAGGGTTTGGTGAACGTATTGTAGAATTGATAGATTTATTAACCGAATCCAAGCAATAA